The DNA sequence cagccctcaatccggcctgaggtccacacttttcgtaacaaccgcagaggttagacccttaccagtttccaggaataagcgcACATCGgcggcataaaaaaaaaaaaagacaaaaccaaagtgttgctctcgcaacacaattactgtatgtaaacactggtcaaagtttgtaacttgcagcccctcccccggggactgtgggggagtaagtcatcccaaagacatagttattatggttttcgactatgctgaacaaaatggacatctcaaaattttgatccgttgacttatggaaaaaatgagcgtgggagggggcctaggtgccctccaatttttttggtcacttaaaaagggcactagaacttttcatttccgttagaatgagccctcttgcgacattctaggactactcggtcgatatgatgacccctaaaaaaaaaaaaaaaaaaagcacgcaccggtgatcggtcttctggcaaaaaatacggagttccacatttttgtaaataagagcttgaaacttctaaagtagggttctctgatacgctgaatgcgatggtgtgattttcgatgGTGTGATaagttttagggggtgtttccccctattttccaaaacaaggcaaattttctcaggctcgtaacttgttgatgagtaagactaaatttgatgaaacttatatattaaaatcagcataaaaatccgattcttttgatatatctattggtatcaaatcccgttttttaagtttcatttactattgagccgggtcgctctttactacagttcgttaccacgaaagaGCGAAAGAGCAAACCAcgaaagagcgaggcgttgaggaggggacaacctcctCAACGCCTGTTAATGACCTGTTAATATTATAGGTTTCGAaggataaaactgaaaaaaaaagcgaGTAAACAAAGCAATCTGTGCTTTCCAaactcaattttatttttgagtaCATAGCACAAGACTTGTTCCTATTCATTCTAATTCGTGTTACTGTTATCAAATTTCTAGTCAACTGATTAAATGAGTGTAAAGTTGAAAATTGTAGCAAtcactaaacaaaaaacaataaaggttTGAGACGTAAGTTTTGtaatcagacagttcgtggtaacgaactgtagtaaggggcgacccggttcaatagtaaccaaacctctaaaaaaaggaattttgataccaatagttacgtaaaaaaaatcgcattttaacgctgattttaaatgtacaagtttcatcaggtttagtcttacccatcaaaagttacaaacctgagaaaatttgccttattttagaaaatggggggaaacaccccctaaaagtcatggaattaacagaaatcacaccatcagattcagcgtatcagagaaccctactgtagaagtttccaacttctatctacaaaaatgtgaaattttatatttttttgccagaggacagatcacggatgtatgtttttttcagaggtgatcgtatcggcctagtggccctagaatatcgcgagagggattattctaacagaaattaaaagttctagtgccctttttaagtgaccaaaaatatctttccatggaggaatttatcatgagggaagaaaattttcatgaaggggcgcaggattttctagtattataaaaaaaaaaaacaatgagaaaataaataaaaaagttttttttaggtggaagtaaggagcagcattagaacctaaaatgtacagaaattattacgtatataaggggggtcgtctcctccacaatacctcactctttacgctaaagtatctttagtaatttcaactatttattctatttatgtaatttcaactagtgattcaggggtcattcttaaagaattgggaccaaattgaagctttaatgtaaagagcgaggtattgatgagggggagaacccctcatatacgcaataacaatatgtaaatatagaatttcgttacataagttaatttgtaagttacgtatatccattactaataaaaaactgagaaagctatttagccaaaaaaataaaataaatgcaaatttcattttaattattcatgtgtggtgaaccaaaatcgaaacatgcatcaattaaaaaacgttcaggaattaaatataaaaaaaagtttttcaactgcaagtaaggagcgacattaaaacttaaagggaacagaaattattccgtatatgaaagggcttgacccctcctcaacgccttgctctttatgctaaagttttcattgttttaaaatgtagagttgtgagaaaccagtcaaactttagcgtaaagagcgaggcgttgaggaggagacaacctcCTCAACGCCTGTTAATGACCTGTTAATATTATAGGTTTCGAaggataaaactgaaaaaaagcgAGTAAACAAAGCAATCTGTGCTTTCCAaactcaattttatttttgagtaCATAGCACAAGACTTGTTCCTATTCATTCTAATTCGTATTACTGTTATCAAATTTCTAGTCAACTataagaattaaatataaaaaaaacaagttcttcaactgcaagtaaggagcgacattaaaacttaaagggaacagaaattattccgtatatgaaagggcttgacccccccccctcaacaccttgctctttatgctagagttttcattgttttaaaatgtagagttgtgagaaaccagtcgaactttagcgtaaagagcgaggcgttgaggaggggacaaccttgcttgctccttacttgtagttgaaaaacttgttttttatttaattttagttattCAGGGACCAGTAGTCACTATAGAAAACActatgtaaagttttttttttagcattattttgcTCACTACCTAACCAAAAAGCTTGCATTTTTATGTCATGTTTCCCATTTCGTAGTCGTAGTTTGAAGATAGGACACCAGCCCTCCCTCTCCCTCAGGCGGACCTTTGTTTTTTATCGAGGAGAAAACATTAATGAGAGCAATAATGAAAAAGGTACCTGCACACTTAAACCCCTGAGAAAACATCATCGTTTTTGAGCACATAGCACAAAGCTCATTCTTGTATAGCTTTGTGCTTCGAGTAAGCTTATGTTGGGAGACGGGAGGAAGTGCACTTCCAACATGTCTTTTTCCACCTCCTCCTGGATCAGTGCTAGGTAGTTCCTCACTAGATCTTCGTAAATCTGTTGCCTTTGGAGATGCATCAACAGCACTCGTGTATGAATTCCGCCGCGTTGTCAAGTTGCTTCCTTTTCTTTCAAGTTTAGAGTGATGAAGGTCATTTGGTAGGTCAATATCAATACTTCGTGTACTTTCTTTACTTTCACGTCTTTGATATGTGGGACTTCCAACTTCAGAATCACGACTATATCGACGTTCGAGTGGCAGTCTACAATAAAATACATGAtcagataaattttgaaataacagtTGGAACGTAAAAATCCGAAAAGGTAAGATTAATACCTGGGACACTGAACAATATCCTAGCTGAAGTTATCTCTAGGTCCGAAAAACAATTCCAAGAGggtcgttatttatttaaaaaaaattgttgacaaGACAAGCAGCATACCAATCTTTTGCTTTTTGTCCCTACATATTATGATGATAAAGTTTgatatgaatatttaaaacaaaattcataatatttattatatatatatatataatttttatttgcaaaaattacATACAAAGATATGACAAACCAGTGCACATGCCTGGTGGCATACTTTAGAACTGACAATATTAAAATATCAGGACtgactacaaaaataaaactagcaCTGAAAATATAACACACTTTAGCACTTACAACGTTACACTACGAAAATAAAACTAAgaggagaagaagaagaagaaaaaaaaaagaaaaaaaagaaaaaaaagacaagatcaccaacaaaacaaaaacaaaataaaccaaTCCAAAGCAAATGCAACCATAAGCATCcacataaatatacaaaaaatatataataataataataataataataataataataataattacaatgACAATAATTCCCCGCAACAtattaaacatttatttaattatttgaaaacccgtcataGCTTACATATAAACCCGTCATAGCATTAATACTCGCACCCAATAATTTTGACATATTTCAACTTTGCGATtatgttttgcaatttttataataaatagtaagttctttaaatttgaaaaaactaattttatcatTGCgtcgttaaattttttttttacttcgttACATCGTTACATTTTACTTTACGTCgttaaatattatgtatatatatatatatatatatatatatatatatatatatatatatatatatacatatatatatatatatatatatatatatacatatatacatatatatatcaaaacatactttaacaagagctaagagctcatatggcacttgtgacgaagtcggaaaagccaaaagccaagagctcatatggcatgagctctagcaaaattctaagaatcgatagattgatttaaaaggaaaaccagaggcttaatgccggtcgggatttaaaataagagctctgagacaagagatCCTTCTCAATATCCAAATtaatcaagatccgatcacccactcgtaagttaaaaatacctcattttttcaattttttttcctctcccttcagcccctagATGGTCTAAttgggaaaaacgactttatcaagtcaattcgtGCAGGTCCCTGAAACGCCTACAAGTTTTCATcgatcctagcacgtccagacgaaccgaactcgccaaagcactggaccgcccctaacttccccaaagagagcagatccagtccggttacgtcagtcacgtatctacgacatttgctaattctacccaccaagtttcatctcgatctctccactctaagtgttttccaagatttccggtttcccctccaactccccccaatgtcaccagatctggtcggtatttaaagtaagtaagggctctgagacatgatttccttctaaatatcaaatttcattaagatccggtcactcgttcttaagttaaaaatacctcaatttttctaatctttttcgaattaacaacccccatcCCCaaaccccccaaagagagcagattcattccagttatgtaaatcacgtatctaggacatgtgcttattcttcccatcaagtttcatcccgatctctccactctaaacgttttccaagatttccggtttccaagatttctttcccccctccaaccccctatgttcccagatccgattcgaattgaaaatggaacatctgagacataagttctttctatatatcaaatttcattaagatccggtcaccaattcgtaagataaagatgcctcaatttttacgttttccaacgtttccggtttccccctatCAACTCCctcaaatgtcaccggatctggtcgggatttaaaataagagctctgaagcacaagattcttctaaatatcaaatttcattaagatatgatcccccaccccgttcgtaagtaacaaatacctcattgttctaatttttccgaaatactccccccaactcccccaaagagagcagatcccacccggttatgtcagttacgtatcttggacttgtgcttataattcctaccaagtttcatcctgatctctccactctaagcgttttccaagatttccggctcccaccccccaactcccccaatccggctcccacccccaactcccccaactaCAAtgtatccggtcgggatttaaaataagagatctaagttacgaggtccttctaaatatgaaatttcattaagatccgatcgctccttcgtaagttaaatatacctcatttttccaaattttcagaattaaccctccccccaactcatccaaagagagcgatccgctccggttatgtcaatcacgtatctaggacttgtgcttatttttcccactaagtctaatcccgatccctccactctaagcgttttccaagattttaggtttccccctccaactcaacccaaatgtcaccggatccggtcgagatttaaaataagagccctgagacacgatatccttctaaatatcaaatttcattaggatctgatcacccgttcgtaagttaaaaatacctcatttttctcatttatgCGAATTAGCCGTCCTCCCACTACCCCCCCCCGGATGACTGAAttggggaagcgactatttcaaatttaatctggtctgatccctgatacacctgcaaaatttcatcgtcctagctcatctggaagtgcccaaactagcaaaactgggacagacagaccgacagaatttgcaatcgctatatgtcacttagtaaataccaagtgccataaaaatttgatattcGGCTCGGAATCATTATTAAGAAAGAGAATTgtcctgaaaaaatttgatttataaaaaactaatcgtggaaatatgatAAGATTGCATTCACCAAAATTAGTACAAAAATCCTCAGCGGTGTATCTAGCACTTTAtacaatttaatgaaaaaatatatgcagCCTCTCAATACataaacataactatattttgtgactgatTTGTATTGAGGAGATGAGGaattctgaaataattttgTACCGCATATTGCTGAAGCAACATGTGGTTAGTTCAAATGGTGtgaatttctacttttttcatccattttattagagaatgtttgaaaaaaatcaataccaTTCCACTGATttaaactgagaattcagaCACCCATCTATagctagctaaaaaaaaataaacacataattatctccttcttttataaacaatttcttgaaaatcaatttttcttaaCTGATTACTCCGACCTTTGAAGGCATATTTTTTGACCCGTATACTTAGTTCTAAGTTCATACGAAGTCTTATTAAAGGTCAGATATTTCTAAagagttttgccttttttttatgtttatgatGAACACAGGCGGTGATATAACACAGGGCATTAATTAGGTGAAAATACACAGCAAAGTGGCCACTATTTGCTAATCGAAATTCAAATGCGAATCAATAATATCTTTGCGATTCTCacatatttaatttctattatacaaaccctcaaaagaaaaacaatattgtaaaaaccaccccgcttcgcaaaaaaagcaaacccaaattTTATGAGAGCCcgaaaaagtaatgatatcaatttcttcggTTCTGTGCCATACCAAGACTCGAAAAGAAATCTTTGACGGGAAAAAGAAGTTtcaatattaagttttttcagCCCTTTTGTGTTGTGACAGTTCAGTCCTGAAATACTATtttaacagttaaaaactttatgGTTTTAAGTTTTCCCTCCTTTTTAATACGAAATCAAGATTTTCTGGCTTCCcctgataaacctaaatttaattaaatacttttaggcaGTATGCGTCatcagtaaaatctaacagataCTACATAAAGTatctgaaactttttttcatacttgtttggaaaaagaaacgctcttaacaaaaaaaaacaagtttttttaactgaaagtaaggagcgacattaaaacttaaaacgaacagaaattacttcgtatatgaaagaggctgcttcctcatcaacgccccactctttacgctaaagtttgactctggctctcaattcttctttttaaaacagtaaaaaacattagcataaagagcggggcgttgatgaggaagcagcctctttcatatacgaattaatttctgttcgttttaagttttaatgtcgcttcttactttcagttaaaaaaacttgtttttttttatttaatttctgaacgtttttgaatcaatgcatgttttgattttggctctccgcagaggaataattaaaacgaaatttgcatttttttttttttggctaaatggctttctcataattttgatcgaatgattttgagaaaaaagagcgggggaggaagcctagttgccctccgattttttggtcaattaaaaaggcaactagaacttttaattttttacgaatatttttattagtaaaagatttacgtaacttataaattagcttacgtaaagaacttttgtactctcatatttttattacatatatgagggggttcgcccccttgtcagatcctcgctctttacactaaagcttaaatttcgtcccaattcattaagaatgaacccagaatcacaaaagccgtagaataaatagttgaaattactaaaaatactttaacgtaaagagcgaggtattaggaggaggtgagcccctcaaatgggtaataatttctgtttgttttaagttttaatgctgttccttacttccagctgaaagaactttttcatatttattttttcattgtgtttttaaataatgctagtaaatcctgcgctcccttcatggagatttccttcccccatgacaaactatcgatgtaaagttcccccagcatatccccctcttctcaacccctcccccaaccaaaaaaatcctcctgaaaacgcctgtacacttcccaataaccattactatatgtaagcattggtcaaagtttgtaacttgttgcccctcccatggggactgtgggggagtaagtcgtccccaaagacatagttataaggtttttcgactacgctgaataaaatggctatctcagaattttgatccgttaactttggtaaaataactagcgtgggagggggcctaggtgccctccaatttttttggtcacttaaaaagggcactagaacttttcatttccgttagaatgagccctcttgcaacattctaggacaactgggccgatacgatcacccctggaaaaaaaaaaaaaaataaataaataaacacgcatccgtgatctgccttctggcaaaaaatacaaaattccacatttttgtacataggagcttgaaacttctacagtagggttctctgatacgctgaatcagatggtctgattttcgttaagattctatgacttctagggggcgtttccccctattttctaaaataacgcaaattttctcaggctcgtaacttttgatgggtaagactaaacttgatgaaacttatatatttaaaatcagcattaaaatgcgatttttttgatgtaggtattggtatcaacattccatttttagagttttggttactattgagccgggtcgctcctcactacagttcgttaccacgaactgtttgaaaaaaatatttataactcCACTACTAAAAACCAACTACAACAAATAACGCAAAAGTATTACATCGTCTCAACTCCAACCAGAGTAAGCAGTCCCAACCCTAAATCCATCACTACGTtagtggagggggggggttgcaCCCTTACCTGGATCCACCACTGACTCTAAGCAGTGTCCACTGATAGCTACAACTTTTTAGAATATTTATGGCAATTTTTGGTCTCGAGTTATTTTGACACGTTTCGACCCATAAATTGGTTTAGTGACTTTGACAACTGCtgattacaacattgaaaagaCAAATTCATACATTAAAGCGGATCAGAGGTCGAGATGATCTTGATGAACAGTTTAAATGTATGTACAGTTTAAATGTACATACATTTATGCATTAACTTTGTCTTAGTGATATAAAAAGTTTCACAACTAAAATTCGAGcctaaatttcaaacaaataccttttttctgcatttttagTCAAACAtaccttttcttgatattttcctaaaaaaaagaggTGAAAATACCAGGGATGctggtaaaagtttgttttaGCACAAATATGTCAAGTCACCACAGGGATAGCGAGGATACGATCCTGTCTTCAAGAGAGAAGCACAACTAAACAAACACAGAGTTCTCATTGCCCCCTTCTaaagtttataaaaatatattttcccctTGACTGTATAAAAATACATCCCCCCCGCCTATATTTTCGCAAATTGGCACTACTGGTACTTATTGTAACTCAAACTTGCCAAACAAAGGGCATAGCTTTTGGGTTATCGATTAAAGGAAAGGAACTTACAACAAATTTTTATAATGTTGAGGACGTAATGAGTGTTTTGGGTATTGAGTATACAGCAAAAGAATAGTATTTGTTTATCGATGGTTCGACACTAAGTTTATAGGTTATACTTTTGCATTTCGGCGATAAACttccttttaaaatattaagttgATCTTTTATCATGAAAGAGTCGTATGAAACTATTAAATCTATCATGGAAACCTTCAATACAGCAGACATAAATGGAAAATTCACTGATTTGAAGGTAATTGCCCTAATTTTAGGATTGTAACaagggtattgaaaaaaaaacttgttttataggTGAGCTGGGCAGCAGCGATTAGAAGAATCATTACGTTCTGAAAAAACAGGCCAAAACAGAATCTCATATTCTGAAACAAAAGACTGACAGAAAGATTTAGAGTTTCAGGAAGATCAATGTTGAAATGGTTCGTATCTTTCAATTTTCTTGGAAACCACTCATCAAGTGACTGTAAAAGCACTATCGTGGAGCTCCTATCTTCTTATAAGGCTTTGGTCGGTATTAAGTCcactaataatatattttctatattcaCATCCAATGCATGAAGCGAAGGATGATTTAAATCAACCTGCTGCTTCACAAGGACAACAACctcggttagaagacaagcgacaatcaGAATCAATACATAAAAACCTGGTGCATAGCCGTGCCGGGGACAGGCGGAGAAGCCAATGCTCTCATGGTGTCATTAACGCAAATACGGTAATtactaaaaagttcaaaataactTTGAGGTATGGAGTTcagtaaaaatattaacttcTATCTTCACCATAAGTATTTCTAATTAACCCCATCTACTTTCAGGTAGATGCTAGAAAATACAAAGACGCTAGATAATAAGGGTTTCCAGATCAATTCCCTTCCAgccccaccccacccccaaagTGGCAATTGAAAAGCTGAAGAAACTCTAGACCTCAGCTGattttatataacttttatcTTCACcattattatttctaattaacACCATTTACTTTCAGGTAGAtgctaaaaaatacaaagacgCTAGATAATAAGGGTTGCAGATCAATTACCTCACAACCCCCATCCCACCCCCCAAAGTGGCAATTGAAAAGCTGAAGAAACTCTAGACCTCAGCTGATTTTATATAGCTTTTATCTTCACcattattatttctaattaacACCATTTACTTTCAGGTAGAtgctaaaaaatacaaagacgCTAGATAATAAGGGTTTGCAGATCAATTACCTCACAACCCCCATCCCACCCTCCAAAATGGCAATTGAAAAGCTGAAGAAACCCTAGACCTCAGCTGATTCTATAGACGCAAGCGTTGATTAAGTaagcaagtaagtaagtaaataaattaCAATGGTAAAAACAAGTTTGTAACAAGAAAAGTGCTTACTAATACCTACATACTCTCATTTGAGCAgtatattcattttgatttgacCAGTTCTCATCTTTGTGCTACAAATACTACCACAAATTTCTTTTGTCAGGCTTAATAGGGAACATTTTCAAAACTAGTTGTTTGTAAAgttttacattctttttttttaaaaataacaaaaaactacagacaaaatcaatagaaaacaataaaaacgaaGAAGATAAGCGAAACCAGAATCTAGATTTGAGCGCTGTCcggaaagaaaatttttcaatgattAAGTTATATAAGGTTTAAGAACCTTAATGATATGATAAAATATAGACAATATCGGCCATGGGTGACGGTGCCCCCATCAAAAGTCCTTGGATCATGATACGTGACGTCACActattaatgacgtcactccaATAGAACATACAATGAAACTAGGTATGACGTCATCTTTAGTATAAATATACTTGCACTAAAGGGAATGGTATCAGAATGACTAGAGGTATTATATGTACAACATTTGACAAAATGCTTACAGAAATGAGCTATCAAAATTGCTATTATCCTGAGGAATCAGAATATTATCTAGATGAATACCAGCAAGATGGATACTTCTATGAGTCTTCAGCGGCACTGAAACCAGTTATTAAATTCTGCaacggaaaggcagtgtggacGAAGAAATTAGTTAAAACAGTGCCACAAGTGAGGCCATTTGTTAAAACTGTGCCAGATCTTAAAAGCAACAATATCCTTACAATGCcgataaagaaatttttgagaagCACTGGATATACTAGCCGAGATGTGCgtacaaatgaaaaagaaacaaaatcaatcGATGAAAAACATGCATCTTTACACGGAAACGGTACTGACCAAGACGATAGCAAACAGGAAAACAGCGGACTCAAGCCACAAGCCGCGACAATAGATTCAAGTAAGATACTAACACAAAGCCAACCTACAAAGGAATCAAAAAACGATTCTACCGAGATTTCAGACACGAAGCAGCCATCTCAACCTGTTATAAATGCCCtcagagaagaagaagaaacttctGCAGCTAAACCAGATCTTAATTGCAGGGAatctaaaattcttttgaataaTCAATCAGAGGCAAACCAAGGGCACTGTCACCAGGGTGAAGAAAGAAATTGCCAGAAAGATGACAACTGTATGTGTTGTAGTAAACAACCGAATGCATCAGCTGATAGCAAGAAAAGACCATTGAAATCAGCTATGAAGAACCCAAAAACAAAGCCAACtcaaaaacaagacaaaaaagtgTCCTTTAATATTTTCGTTGAGGCACAAACTGATGAAAAAGAACTTGTTACTCTTAAACTCAATTATATCTGCGGAATTCCTAAAGATGAGACTTCTGTGAGAAGTGGAGCACCATCAAAAGCTTATACCCCGCCTCACCTAAGAAGAGAAACCGGAGACGACTTAAAGCAGACTCAAATTCAGCAGAATATAGAAAGATCTAAGATCCAGTTGAAACGATCGTCAGATGAAAAAAGAGTATTTTGTCGGTATTATGAAAAAGGCTGCTGTCAGTATGGAGATAAATGTAGATACTATCATAACCCTGCACAGAAAACGGGATCACGTACATCTTATCACTTAAGAAAACATGAGGGTCAGCGACGAATTTCAAAGAACAAGGACACCTCAAATAGGTTTTCATAGGTTTCGTTGAACAGAAGGAAGTTTACCCCTGGAAATTTCACATTCGAAAGCACAAAACATGAGTCATAAATCTGATTTGGACGACTGCTGTGTTATATGTAAAACACAGAAAATTCTGACTTtgtagaaaaattataaaataaacgtTTATTTTCagatgtcatttttttatttttggtttaccAGAGTCAATTAGTAATTGGAAAAAAGTCTATCGAATTGACAGAGTCAATGATTCAtcagaaaaaaacctaaaatgatagAATTTCCAGTTACTTATACATAAGTTAATATGTTAGCTTTTAAGTTAGCAACAGCCAGTCAGCTATTAGGCTGATTTAAAACCGTTTAAAAGGTGCCAATCTAATGAAACTGAAATGAGGAAACCTcccacacacaaacaaaaaagtaaaaaggctGAGATATGAAACTGAgagatgaagaaaaaaaatccaaacagtAAATTATAAAGAGACCGTCAACACGTTCCActgtaaatcaaaaataaaaagtgcccATTAGAACTTTAATTAAAGCACTTGTCAAAGGAAAATTAGTGTAACAAGCAATT is a window from the Artemia franciscana chromosome 17, ASM3288406v1, whole genome shotgun sequence genome containing:
- the LOC136038071 gene encoding uncharacterized protein LOC136038071 — translated: MTRGIICTTFDKMLTEMSYQNCYYPEESEYYLDEYQQDGYFYESSAALKPVIKFCNGKAVWTKKLVKTVPQVRPFVKTVPDLKSNNILTMPIKKFLRSTGYTSRDVRTNEKETKSIDEKHASLHGNGTDQDDSKQENSGLKPQAATIDSSKILTQSQPTKESKNDSTEISDTKQPSQPVINALREEEETSAAKPDLNCRESKILLNNQSEANQGHCHQGEERNCQKDDNCMCCSKQPNASADSKKRPLKSAMKNPKTKPTQKQDKKVSFNIFVEAQTDEKELVTLKLNYICGIPKDETSVRSGAPSKAYTPPHLRRETGDDLKQTQIQQNIERSKIQLKRSSDEKRVFCRYYEKGCCQYGDKCRYYHNPAQKTGSRTSYHLRKHEGQRRISKNKDTSNRFS